Proteins co-encoded in one Variovorax terrae genomic window:
- a CDS encoding iron-containing alcohol dehydrogenase translates to MNIHSFSFPTAIRFGPGARRLVAQHLLDQGLRRPLIVTDKALAALPVLAEFRSHLQGLDVAVFSGVFGNPTCSQVMDGSAAYRAHHADCIIGFGGGAALDVAKVVGVAATHEGDILEYVWDHPQVRPIVNALPYFVALPTTSGTGSEVGRSSVVSENDTHLKRVVFSPKILAKTVFADPELTLALPAQVTAATGMDALTHNIESYLSPAYHPLCDGIALEGARIAAAALLTAVKEPGNLKARSDMMMASMMGAIAFQKDLGAVHSCAHALGAVCDLHHGLANALMIDTVMAWNLEAAPARFDELAHACGVPGGGKAFAPWLRALKGSIGITGTLAAHGVTPEQIPRLVEIATTDICHQTNPRPCTAADFESLFRAAL, encoded by the coding sequence ATGAACATCCACAGCTTTTCCTTTCCCACGGCGATCAGGTTCGGTCCCGGCGCGCGCAGGCTGGTGGCGCAGCACCTGCTGGACCAGGGGCTGCGGCGTCCGCTGATCGTGACCGACAAGGCCCTCGCCGCCCTGCCCGTGCTGGCCGAATTCAGGAGCCATCTGCAGGGCCTCGACGTGGCCGTGTTTTCGGGCGTGTTCGGCAATCCGACCTGCAGCCAGGTGATGGACGGCTCGGCTGCCTACCGGGCGCATCACGCAGACTGCATCATCGGCTTTGGCGGTGGCGCCGCGCTCGACGTGGCCAAGGTGGTCGGCGTGGCCGCCACGCACGAGGGCGACATCCTGGAGTACGTGTGGGACCACCCGCAGGTGCGGCCCATCGTCAACGCGCTGCCGTACTTCGTCGCGCTGCCCACCACCTCGGGCACGGGCTCGGAGGTGGGGCGCTCCTCGGTGGTGAGCGAGAACGACACCCACCTCAAGCGCGTGGTGTTCAGCCCGAAGATCCTGGCGAAGACGGTGTTTGCCGACCCCGAACTCACACTGGCCCTGCCCGCGCAGGTGACGGCGGCCACCGGCATGGATGCGCTCACCCACAACATCGAGAGCTACCTCTCCCCGGCCTACCACCCGCTGTGCGACGGCATCGCGCTCGAGGGCGCCCGCATCGCGGCCGCGGCGCTGCTCACCGCCGTCAAGGAGCCCGGCAACCTGAAGGCGCGCAGCGACATGATGATGGCCTCGATGATGGGGGCCATCGCTTTCCAGAAGGACCTGGGCGCCGTGCACTCCTGCGCCCACGCGCTGGGCGCGGTCTGCGACCTGCACCATGGCCTGGCCAACGCGCTCATGATCGACACCGTGATGGCCTGGAACCTGGAGGCCGCGCCCGCCCGGTTCGACGAGCTCGCCCATGCGTGCGGCGTGCCGGGTGGCGGCAAGGCCTTCGCGCCCTGGCTCAGGGCGCTCAAGGGCAGCATCGGCATCACCGGCACGCTGGCCGCGCATGGCGTGACGCCCGAACAGATCCCGCGCCTGGTGGAGATTGCCACCACCGACATCTGCCACCAGACCAACCCCCGGCCTTGCACGGCGGCGGATTTCGAGTCATTGTTCAGGGCCGCGCTCTGA
- a CDS encoding putative 2-aminoethylphosphonate ABC transporter permease subunit, producing MSAVLHGTGTPVRLKAHWTDRLAHLVLAVIALLLLAFLAFPLLSILSQAIEGRAGEFVGLRNFIEYAQTPALLQSLWNSLWVSAAVTLITVPLAFGFAYALTRSCMPAKGLFRAITLIPLLAPSLLSAISLIYWFGNQGFLKGWMQGLGIDQIYGAPGIVIAECLATFPHALMILVTALTLADARLYEAADAMGTTAARKFFTITLPGAKYGLISAALVTFTLVITDFGIPKVIGGSFNVLATDVFKLVIGQQDFAKGAVVAILLLLPAVLTFGVDHFVQRKQTAMLTARAVPYSPKKSGRYDAAMTAYCCAIAFLMLAMLGMAVFASFASFWPYDLTPSLKHYIYGLVDNEVAAGFVNSLKMAAGTAVFGTALVFMGAYMLEKTKGMDSLRGLVRLLAMLPMAVPGLVLGLGYIFFFNAPGNPLNGLYHTLTLMMLCTIAHFYTTGHLTAVTALKALDSEFEAVSASLKVPFFKTFWRVTLPICTPALVDIARYFFINAMTTISAVVFLYSPETKLASIAILNMDEAGELSPAAAMAVLIACASAVATALFMLLGWWVDRRTQAWRVAAR from the coding sequence ATGAGCGCGGTGCTGCACGGAACCGGCACCCCAGTGCGGCTCAAGGCGCACTGGACCGACCGCCTCGCCCACCTGGTGCTCGCCGTCATCGCCCTGCTGCTGCTGGCCTTCCTGGCCTTTCCGCTGCTGTCCATCCTGAGCCAGGCGATCGAAGGCCGGGCGGGCGAATTCGTCGGCCTGCGCAACTTCATCGAGTACGCGCAGACGCCCGCGCTGCTGCAAAGCCTGTGGAACAGCCTCTGGGTGTCGGCGGCGGTGACGCTCATCACGGTGCCGCTGGCGTTCGGCTTCGCCTATGCGCTCACGCGCTCCTGCATGCCGGCCAAGGGCCTGTTCCGGGCCATCACGCTGATCCCGCTGCTGGCGCCCTCGCTGCTTTCGGCCATCTCGCTGATCTACTGGTTCGGCAACCAGGGTTTCCTCAAGGGCTGGATGCAGGGCCTGGGCATCGACCAGATCTACGGCGCACCCGGCATCGTCATTGCCGAATGCCTGGCGACATTCCCGCATGCCCTGATGATCCTGGTGACGGCGCTCACACTGGCCGACGCGCGCCTGTACGAGGCGGCCGACGCCATGGGCACCACGGCCGCCCGAAAATTCTTCACCATCACGCTGCCCGGCGCCAAGTACGGATTGATCTCGGCGGCGCTGGTGACCTTCACGCTGGTCATCACCGACTTCGGCATTCCCAAGGTAATCGGCGGCAGCTTCAACGTGCTGGCCACCGACGTGTTCAAGCTCGTGATCGGGCAGCAGGACTTCGCCAAGGGCGCGGTCGTGGCTATCCTGCTGCTGCTGCCCGCGGTGCTCACCTTTGGCGTCGACCATTTCGTGCAGCGCAAACAGACCGCGATGCTGACGGCGCGCGCCGTGCCCTACAGCCCGAAGAAATCAGGGCGCTACGACGCGGCCATGACGGCCTATTGCTGTGCGATCGCCTTCCTGATGCTGGCCATGCTGGGCATGGCGGTGTTCGCCTCGTTCGCGAGCTTCTGGCCCTACGACCTCACGCCCAGCCTCAAGCACTACATCTACGGGCTGGTGGACAACGAGGTCGCTGCGGGCTTCGTCAACAGCCTCAAGATGGCGGCCGGCACGGCGGTGTTCGGCACCGCGCTGGTGTTCATGGGGGCCTACATGCTGGAGAAGACCAAGGGCATGGACAGCCTGCGCGGCCTGGTGCGCCTGCTGGCCATGCTGCCGATGGCCGTTCCCGGGCTGGTGCTGGGCCTGGGCTACATCTTCTTCTTCAACGCGCCCGGCAACCCGCTGAACGGCCTGTACCACACGCTCACGCTGATGATGCTGTGCACCATCGCGCATTTCTACACCACGGGCCACCTCACGGCGGTGACCGCGCTCAAAGCGCTGGACAGCGAGTTCGAGGCGGTGAGCGCCTCGCTCAAGGTGCCTTTCTTCAAGACCTTCTGGCGCGTCACGCTGCCCATCTGCACGCCGGCGCTGGTGGACATCGCGCGCTACTTCTTCATCAACGCCATGACCACGATCTCGGCCGTGGTGTTCCTGTATTCACCGGAAACCAAGCTGGCCTCCATCGCAATCCTGAATATGGACGAAGCCGGCGAGCTGAGCCCGGCCGCTGCGATGGCGGTGTTGATCGCCTGCGCCTCGGCGGTGGCCACGGCGCTGTTCATGCTACTGGGCTGGTGGGTCGATCGCCGCACCCAGGCCTGGCGTGTTGCCGCCCGTTGA
- a CDS encoding gamma-glutamyl-gamma-aminobutyrate hydrolase family protein yields the protein MIANRLKIGLSACFLHADPLRSLFTGKTLQYVEQSIAHWIMSSGAMVVMVPCPTGVTQRGDVTYDHYAQWLDGLVLHGGSDVWPGSYGETPLDEKWAGDRIRDEYDKALVAAFEAQGKPVFGVCRGLQLLNVAYGGTLYQDIQTQVPQSFVHRDAKTYDQNYHSVDILQGTRLSALYPGVERVRVNSIHHQAIKDLSDEFTAEAYSVDDHLIEAIRRKDSARSYIAAVQWHPEFHQPGSDTIDDGALLEDFLVAAAAAQHRTPHT from the coding sequence ATGATTGCGAACCGCCTGAAGATTGGCCTGTCGGCCTGCTTTCTGCACGCCGACCCGCTGCGCTCGCTGTTCACCGGCAAGACGCTGCAGTACGTGGAACAGTCGATCGCGCACTGGATCATGTCCTCGGGCGCCATGGTGGTCATGGTGCCCTGCCCCACGGGCGTCACCCAGCGCGGCGACGTCACCTACGACCACTATGCCCAGTGGCTTGACGGCCTGGTCCTGCACGGCGGCTCCGACGTCTGGCCGGGCAGCTACGGGGAAACGCCGCTGGACGAGAAATGGGCCGGCGACCGCATCCGCGACGAGTACGACAAGGCGCTGGTCGCGGCCTTCGAGGCGCAGGGCAAACCCGTGTTCGGCGTCTGCCGCGGCCTGCAGCTGCTCAACGTGGCCTACGGCGGCACGCTGTACCAGGACATCCAGACCCAGGTGCCGCAGTCCTTCGTCCACCGCGATGCCAAGACCTACGACCAGAACTACCACAGCGTGGACATCCTGCAGGGCACGCGCCTGTCGGCGCTGTACCCGGGCGTGGAACGGGTGCGCGTCAACAGCATCCACCACCAGGCCATCAAGGACCTGTCCGACGAATTCACCGCCGAAGCCTACAGCGTGGACGACCACCTGATCGAGGCCATCCGCCGCAAGGACTCAGCCCGCAGCTACATCGCGGCCGTGCAGTGGCACCCCGAATTCCACCAGCCCGGCTCCGACACCATCGACGACGGCGCCCTGCTGGAAGACTTCCTGGTGGCCGCGGCTGCCGCGCAACATCGGACCCCCCACACATGA
- a CDS encoding glutamine synthetase family protein → MAVQAASSKIHPALAAVQKSGATKVKVAVSDIDGILRGKYLHRDKFFGAAEPAPRGGFGFCDVVFGWDSSDSCYDNTTVTGWQHGFPDALARIDLNTARRVPWDGNVPFFLGDFVTADGGPYPVCPRQTLKRVLRRAEKLGFKVMTGMEFEWFNFRETPQSWAAKKGVGPEPITQGMFGYSLLRMADHSEFFNALMDDMQAFNVPIEGLHTETGPGVYEAAIGFSEALEQADRAILFKTGAREIGKRYGIMPSFMAKWNQQYPGCSGHIHQSLSDGKTNLFYDGKARRSMSKLFESYLAGQVACLMEFAPLFWPTINSYKRLVDGFWAPVKPTWGVDNRTASFRVIAGSSKATRLETRCPGADVNPYLAMAAVIAAGLDGVEKGLKLTAPPITGTNQGAEHIPRAPRTLIETTRNFSNSKIARDWLGDTFVDHFAATRDWEWRQWLDGVTDWELKRYFEII, encoded by the coding sequence ATGGCCGTCCAAGCCGCAAGCAGCAAGATCCACCCCGCGCTCGCCGCCGTGCAGAAGTCCGGTGCCACCAAGGTCAAGGTCGCGGTCAGCGACATCGACGGCATCCTGCGGGGCAAGTACCTGCACCGGGACAAGTTCTTCGGCGCGGCCGAGCCCGCGCCCCGGGGCGGCTTCGGTTTCTGCGACGTGGTGTTCGGCTGGGACAGCAGCGACAGCTGCTACGACAACACCACCGTCACGGGCTGGCAGCACGGCTTTCCCGACGCGCTCGCGCGCATCGACCTGAACACGGCGCGCCGCGTGCCGTGGGACGGCAACGTGCCCTTCTTCCTGGGCGATTTCGTCACCGCCGACGGCGGGCCCTATCCCGTGTGCCCGCGCCAGACGCTCAAGCGCGTGCTCAGGCGCGCCGAGAAGCTGGGCTTCAAGGTCATGACCGGGATGGAGTTCGAATGGTTCAACTTCCGCGAGACGCCGCAGAGCTGGGCCGCCAAGAAGGGCGTCGGGCCCGAGCCGATCACCCAGGGCATGTTCGGCTACTCCCTGCTGCGCATGGCCGACCACAGCGAGTTCTTCAACGCGCTGATGGATGACATGCAGGCTTTCAACGTGCCCATCGAAGGTCTGCACACCGAAACCGGCCCCGGTGTCTACGAGGCCGCCATCGGCTTCAGCGAGGCCCTGGAGCAGGCCGACCGCGCCATCCTGTTCAAGACCGGTGCGCGTGAGATCGGCAAGCGCTACGGCATCATGCCCAGCTTCATGGCCAAGTGGAACCAGCAGTACCCGGGCTGCTCGGGCCACATCCACCAGAGCCTGTCCGACGGCAAAACCAACCTGTTCTACGACGGCAAGGCCAGGCGCTCGATGAGCAAGCTGTTCGAGAGCTACCTCGCGGGCCAGGTGGCCTGCCTGATGGAGTTCGCGCCCCTGTTCTGGCCCACCATCAACAGCTACAAGCGCCTGGTGGACGGCTTCTGGGCGCCGGTCAAACCCACCTGGGGCGTGGACAACCGCACCGCGAGCTTCCGCGTGATCGCGGGCAGCTCGAAGGCCACGCGCCTGGAAACCCGCTGTCCCGGCGCCGACGTCAATCCCTATCTGGCGATGGCCGCCGTGATCGCCGCCGGCCTGGACGGTGTGGAAAAAGGCCTCAAGCTCACCGCGCCGCCGATCACCGGCACCAACCAGGGGGCGGAGCACATTCCCCGCGCCCCGCGCACATTGATTGAAACCACGCGCAACTTCAGCAACAGCAAGATCGCCCGCGACTGGCTGGGCGACACGTTCGTGGACCACTTTGCCGCCACCCGTGACTGGGAATGGCGCCAGTGGCTCGACGGCGTGACCGACTGGGAACTGAAACGCTACTTCGAGATCATCTGA
- a CDS encoding putative 2-aminoethylphosphonate ABC transporter ATP-binding protein, translating to MSQDFYLDLRRVRKEFGAFIALQDINLGIRQGEFMCFLGPSGCGKTTLLRIIAGLEAQSRGEVWQGGRDISRLPPAQRDYGIVFQSYALFPNLSVADNVGYGLVNRKTPRAEINRRVSELVKLVGLPGSEGKYPSQLSGGQQQRIALARALATSPGLLLLDEPLSALDALERVRLRQEIRALQQKLGVTTIMVTHDQEEALAVADRIVVMNHGVIEQVGTPQAVYREPASPFVADFVGKVNMLPGRVRAGQLETGSLRLLADGADRDVRVYLRPEDVLARPIAEGDPHVFDACIEKIEFLGSYCHVHVASPALAPHRLTVYLSLNYLAEQSLEVGSSLRLRLLQERVKVF from the coding sequence ATGAGCCAGGACTTCTATCTCGATCTGCGCCGCGTCCGCAAGGAGTTCGGTGCCTTCATCGCCCTGCAGGACATCAACCTCGGCATCCGCCAGGGCGAGTTCATGTGCTTCCTCGGTCCCTCGGGCTGCGGCAAGACCACGCTGCTGCGCATCATTGCGGGGCTGGAAGCGCAAAGCCGCGGCGAGGTCTGGCAAGGCGGCCGGGACATCTCCCGCCTGCCGCCGGCCCAGCGCGACTACGGCATCGTGTTCCAGAGCTACGCGCTGTTTCCCAACCTCAGCGTGGCCGACAACGTGGGCTATGGCCTGGTCAACCGCAAGACGCCGCGCGCCGAGATCAACCGGCGCGTGAGCGAACTGGTCAAGCTCGTGGGCCTGCCCGGCAGCGAAGGCAAATACCCAAGCCAGCTTTCGGGCGGGCAGCAGCAGCGCATTGCGCTGGCGCGGGCGCTTGCCACCTCGCCCGGCCTGCTGCTGCTGGACGAGCCGCTGTCGGCGCTGGATGCGCTGGAGCGCGTGCGGCTGCGCCAGGAAATCCGCGCGTTGCAGCAGAAGCTGGGCGTGACCACCATCATGGTCACGCATGACCAGGAAGAGGCGCTGGCCGTGGCCGACCGCATCGTGGTGATGAACCATGGCGTGATCGAGCAGGTCGGCACGCCGCAGGCGGTGTACCGCGAACCGGCATCGCCCTTCGTGGCCGATTTCGTGGGCAAGGTCAACATGCTGCCGGGGCGCGTGCGCGCCGGCCAGCTGGAAACCGGCTCGCTGCGGCTGCTGGCCGACGGCGCCGACCGCGACGTGCGCGTCTACCTGCGGCCCGAGGACGTGCTGGCCCGGCCGATCGCCGAAGGTGATCCGCATGTGTTCGATGCCTGCATCGAGAAGATCGAGTTTCTCGGCTCCTACTGCCACGTGCACGTGGCGTCACCCGCGCTGGCGCCGCACCGGCTCACGGTCTACCTGTCGCTCAACTACCTGGCCGAGCAGTCGCTGGAAGTGGGCTCCAGCCTGCGGCTGCGGTTGCTGCAGGAACGCGTGAAAGTGTTCTGA
- a CDS encoding putative 2-aminoethylphosphonate ABC transporter substrate-binding protein has product MRLSSVFKSLALTGLCAFAAAASAQKTQLLVYTALETDQLKAYQEAFNKVEPSIEIKWVRDSTGVVIAKLLAEKANPQADAIWGVAASGLALFEQQGMLEPYAPLNLDAIMSQYRDKKNPPAWWGMDVYGAVVCFNTVEAQKKGIPKPESWKDLLKPIYKGQVVMPNPASSGTGYFDVVAWLQLWGDDAGKGGGWKYMDALHDNIAQYTHSGSKPCNMAAAGEYVAGISFEYRGHSNKAKGAPIDLVFPKEGLGWDLEAFAIHKGTKKLDAAKKLADWASSKDAMIAYGKNFAITAQPGVAPKLANIPADYESRLIKMDFSYSASNRERILAEWNKRYNAKSEKR; this is encoded by the coding sequence ATGCGCTTGTCCAGTGTCTTCAAGTCCCTCGCCCTGACCGGGCTGTGCGCCTTCGCTGCGGCCGCCTCGGCCCAGAAAACCCAGCTGCTGGTCTACACCGCGCTGGAGACCGATCAGCTCAAGGCCTACCAGGAAGCGTTCAACAAGGTCGAACCCAGCATCGAGATCAAGTGGGTGCGCGACTCCACCGGCGTCGTCATCGCCAAGCTGCTGGCCGAGAAGGCCAATCCCCAGGCCGACGCGATCTGGGGCGTGGCCGCCTCGGGGCTGGCGTTGTTCGAGCAGCAGGGCATGCTGGAGCCCTATGCGCCGCTCAATCTCGACGCCATCATGAGCCAGTACCGCGACAAGAAGAACCCGCCCGCCTGGTGGGGCATGGATGTGTACGGCGCGGTGGTGTGCTTCAACACGGTCGAGGCGCAGAAGAAAGGCATTCCCAAGCCCGAGAGCTGGAAGGACCTGCTCAAGCCCATCTACAAGGGCCAGGTGGTGATGCCCAACCCGGCGTCGTCGGGCACCGGCTACTTCGACGTGGTGGCGTGGCTGCAGCTCTGGGGCGACGACGCCGGCAAGGGCGGCGGCTGGAAGTACATGGACGCGCTGCACGACAACATCGCGCAGTACACGCACTCGGGCTCCAAGCCCTGCAACATGGCCGCTGCCGGCGAATACGTGGCCGGCATCTCGTTCGAATACCGCGGCCACAGCAACAAGGCCAAGGGCGCGCCGATCGACCTGGTGTTCCCGAAGGAAGGGCTGGGCTGGGACCTGGAGGCCTTCGCGATCCACAAGGGCACCAAGAAGCTCGATGCCGCCAAGAAGCTGGCTGACTGGGCCTCGAGCAAGGACGCGATGATCGCCTACGGCAAGAACTTCGCCATCACCGCGCAGCCCGGCGTCGCGCCCAAGCTGGCCAACATCCCGGCCGACTACGAGTCGCGCCTGATCAAGATGGACTTCAGCTATTCCGCCAGCAACCGCGAACGCATCCTGGCCGAGTGGAACAAGCGCTACAACGCCAAATCCGAGAAGCGTTGA
- a CDS encoding 2-aminoethylphosphonate--pyruvate transaminase: MDRDKILLTPGPLTTTLRTKLAMLRDWGSWDAEFNEVTARLRRSLLAIIHGQETHVVVPLQGSGTFSVEAAVATLVPANGHVLVLDNGAYCKRAARLTTLMGRRCSVMGFDEAQPVSPTALDERLRADASITHVVLIHCETGAGVHNPLQPVAEVCAAHGRGLIVDAMSSFAALEIDARKTPFDALIAASGKCLEGVPGMGFVFIRKAILDACAGRSQSLAMDLHDQYTYMEKTGQWRFTPPTHVVVALAEAMAQFEAEGGQPARLARYVSNYQALTRGMAKLGFKPFLDPAVQAPIIVTFHAPADPCYDFKTFYAAARARGFILYPGKLTQVETFRVGCIGAIGPVEMEQAVHAVALALQDMGIASGAPAL, from the coding sequence ATGGACAGAGACAAGATTCTGCTGACCCCCGGCCCGCTGACCACCACCCTGCGCACCAAGCTCGCCATGCTGCGCGACTGGGGCTCGTGGGACGCCGAATTCAACGAGGTGACCGCGCGGCTGCGCAGGAGCCTGCTGGCCATCATCCACGGCCAGGAGACGCACGTGGTCGTGCCCCTGCAGGGCAGCGGCACCTTCAGCGTCGAAGCGGCCGTGGCCACCCTGGTGCCGGCGAACGGCCATGTGCTGGTGCTGGACAACGGCGCCTACTGCAAGCGCGCCGCCCGGCTCACCACGCTGATGGGCCGCCGATGCTCCGTGATGGGCTTTGACGAGGCCCAGCCGGTCTCGCCCACCGCGCTCGACGAGCGGCTGCGGGCCGATGCCAGCATCACCCATGTCGTGCTGATCCATTGCGAGACCGGCGCCGGCGTGCACAACCCGCTGCAGCCGGTGGCCGAGGTCTGTGCCGCGCACGGCAGGGGCCTCATCGTGGATGCGATGAGTTCGTTTGCGGCCCTGGAGATCGATGCGCGAAAGACGCCCTTCGACGCGCTGATCGCCGCCAGCGGTAAATGCCTGGAAGGCGTGCCCGGCATGGGCTTCGTGTTCATCCGCAAGGCCATTCTCGACGCCTGCGCGGGCCGCAGCCAGTCGCTGGCCATGGACCTGCACGACCAGTACACCTACATGGAAAAAACCGGCCAATGGCGCTTCACGCCGCCCACCCACGTGGTGGTCGCGCTGGCCGAAGCCATGGCTCAGTTCGAGGCCGAAGGCGGGCAGCCCGCCCGCCTGGCGCGCTATGTGAGCAACTACCAGGCGCTCACGCGGGGCATGGCGAAGCTGGGCTTCAAGCCGTTCCTGGACCCGGCCGTCCAAGCGCCCATCATCGTGACGTTCCATGCGCCGGCCGACCCGTGCTACGACTTCAAGACCTTCTATGCCGCCGCCCGCGCGCGCGGCTTCATCCTCTACCCCGGCAAGCTCACGCAGGTCGAGACATTCCGCGTCGGCTGCATCGGCGCCATCGGTCCGGTCGAGATGGAGCAGGCGGTGCACGCCGTCGCGCTGGCCTTGCAGGACATGGGCATTGCCTCGGGAGCGCCCGCCCTCTGA
- a CDS encoding aldehyde dehydrogenase family protein: MTTLAIDNPATGERITELPADDAASVAAKAAAARAAQPGWAAVPLAVRKACITRFRAGIVRELDTLAATMTRETGKPIRMSRNELNGLLGRIDFFLAEVDGAAASETVFDDGGMKEQIQHVPLGVVANISAWNYPWFVGCNVIVPALLTGNTVLYKPSEYATLTGLEIARLLHEAGVPQDVFIPLVGAGAVGAALLAQPIDGLFFTGSHATGAKIAQAVGGRFIKLQLELGGKDPTYVCDDADPKAAAESLADGAMYNTGQSCCSVERIYVHEKIHDAFVAAFVDTVKTFKVGDPLSEDTYIGALTRAPQLELLEAQVADARAKGAVLLAGGRRGAGPGNWFEPTVFAHVNHGMALMREESFGPVIGIQKVGGDGEAVALMNDTRYGLTAGVYTPDAQRAQALLAQVNAGSVYWNCCDRVSPRLPWSGVGDSGVGLTLSRYGIQTFTRPKAWHLRQT; this comes from the coding sequence ATGACGACACTGGCCATTGACAACCCCGCCACCGGCGAACGCATCACCGAACTACCAGCCGACGACGCGGCCTCGGTCGCCGCCAAGGCCGCTGCCGCGCGCGCTGCGCAGCCGGGCTGGGCCGCCGTGCCGCTGGCCGTGCGCAAGGCCTGCATCACGCGCTTTCGGGCCGGCATCGTGCGCGAGCTGGACACGCTGGCCGCCACCATGACGCGCGAAACCGGCAAGCCCATCAGGATGTCGCGCAACGAGCTCAACGGGCTGCTGGGCCGCATCGACTTCTTTCTTGCCGAAGTGGACGGCGCCGCCGCGAGCGAAACCGTGTTCGACGACGGCGGCATGAAGGAGCAGATCCAGCATGTGCCGCTGGGCGTGGTGGCCAACATCTCGGCCTGGAACTACCCCTGGTTCGTGGGCTGCAACGTGATCGTGCCCGCGCTGCTGACGGGCAACACGGTGCTCTACAAGCCTTCCGAATACGCCACGCTCACGGGCCTGGAGATCGCGCGCCTGCTGCACGAGGCCGGCGTGCCGCAGGATGTCTTCATTCCCCTCGTGGGCGCCGGCGCCGTGGGCGCGGCGCTGCTCGCGCAGCCGATCGACGGGCTCTTCTTCACCGGCTCGCATGCCACGGGCGCGAAGATCGCCCAGGCGGTGGGCGGCCGCTTCATCAAGCTGCAGCTCGAACTTGGCGGCAAGGACCCGACCTATGTCTGCGACGATGCCGACCCGAAGGCTGCGGCCGAATCGCTGGCCGATGGCGCCATGTACAACACCGGCCAGAGCTGCTGCTCGGTCGAGCGCATCTACGTGCACGAGAAGATCCACGACGCCTTCGTCGCCGCCTTCGTCGACACCGTGAAAACCTTCAAGGTGGGCGACCCGCTGAGCGAGGACACCTACATCGGTGCCCTGACGCGCGCGCCGCAGCTCGAGCTGCTGGAAGCCCAGGTGGCCGATGCCCGGGCCAAGGGCGCCGTGCTGCTGGCCGGCGGCCGGCGCGGCGCGGGCCCTGGCAACTGGTTCGAGCCCACGGTGTTCGCCCACGTGAACCACGGCATGGCGCTGATGCGGGAAGAGAGCTTCGGCCCCGTGATCGGCATCCAGAAGGTCGGCGGCGACGGCGAAGCCGTGGCGCTCATGAACGACACCCGCTACGGCCTCACGGCTGGCGTCTACACGCCCGACGCGCAGCGCGCCCAGGCCCTGCTGGCGCAGGTGAATGCGGGCAGCGTCTACTGGAACTGCTGCGACCGCGTGAGCCCGCGCCTGCCCTGGAGCGGGGTAGGCGATTCGGGCGTGGGCCTGACGCTGTCCCGCTACGGCATCCAGACCTTCACCCGGCCCAAGGCCTGGCACCTGCGTCAAACGTGA
- a CDS encoding DinB family protein — MLTRYTAWANHRLFHALTELATDALPASRPDGLGRMLRTLNHAHVVDLIWQAHLQERPHGFSDRNTETTPSLAELQAAQARLDHWYVAYADDMDAAMHDEVVNFRFVDGGAGAMTRGDILLHVVNHKTYHRGYVAEMIYQVPARPPTMDLPVFLRDAFAQKA; from the coding sequence ATGCTGACCCGCTACACCGCGTGGGCCAACCATCGGCTGTTTCACGCGTTGACCGAGCTTGCCACGGATGCGCTGCCGGCCTCGCGGCCGGACGGCCTGGGCAGGATGCTTCGTACCCTCAACCACGCGCACGTGGTCGACCTGATCTGGCAGGCCCATTTGCAAGAGCGGCCGCACGGCTTCAGCGACCGCAATACGGAAACCACCCCCTCGCTGGCAGAACTACAGGCAGCGCAAGCCCGGCTGGACCACTGGTATGTGGCGTACGCCGATGACATGGACGCGGCGATGCACGACGAGGTGGTGAACTTCAGGTTCGTTGACGGCGGCGCAGGCGCCATGACGCGGGGCGACATCCTGCTGCACGTGGTCAACCACAAGACCTATCACCGCGGCTATGTGGCCGAGATGATCTACCAGGTGCCGGCCCGGCCTCCCACGATGGACCTGCCGGTCTTCCTGAGAGATGCCTTTGCCCAGAAGGCATAA